A window of Candidatus Aquicultor sp. contains these coding sequences:
- a CDS encoding DUF2993 domain-containing protein, with amino-acid sequence MRKVPTIAILIPIIVILGFLFVIVVPALTNSVIQSAVVDTIRHDYGVKDNAYVRIDSSMLKLVRGSIDEVYIECPHCGFDGITPKSLVVILHDVKFDVAGTILNKKGSKLKSIREADARIVFDQAGINRYVAEKYPDLKGWPLRLYPNLITAMAKVEMLGKVQVSFVPRITGDRLVLEPQDAKFDDTSTPSNDVVKELRKIGEVAARNWVHEIPIGLPVSNLPFGMKVTKVLVERGQLVVSAGK; translated from the coding sequence ATGAGAAAGGTACCGACAATCGCTATTCTTATACCGATCATCGTAATTCTCGGATTCTTGTTCGTTATCGTCGTGCCCGCTCTTACCAACAGCGTTATACAATCCGCAGTCGTCGATACTATCAGGCATGATTATGGCGTAAAAGACAACGCCTATGTCAGAATCGATTCAAGTATGTTAAAGCTCGTGCGCGGCTCCATTGACGAGGTCTATATCGAATGCCCGCATTGCGGGTTTGACGGTATTACGCCGAAGAGCCTGGTTGTTATCTTGCATGATGTTAAGTTCGATGTCGCGGGTACCATTTTGAATAAGAAAGGCTCTAAACTAAAGAGCATCCGCGAAGCGGATGCGCGGATCGTTTTCGACCAGGCCGGGATTAATCGTTATGTAGCAGAGAAGTATCCCGATCTTAAAGGGTGGCCGCTACGGCTTTACCCGAACCTGATTACAGCGATGGCAAAAGTCGAAATGCTGGGGAAGGTCCAAGTTAGCTTTGTTCCGAGGATTACCGGCGACCGGCTTGTCCTGGAACCGCAGGACGCAAAGTTTGACGATACTAGCACGCCCTCGAATGATGTGGTGAAAGAGCTGAGGAAAATCGGAGAGGTCGCCGCCCGGAATTGGGTTCACGAAATACCGATCGGGCTGCCGGTGAGTAACTTACCATTCGGTATGAAAGTGACGAAAGTGCTTGTCGAACGGGGGCAGCTCGTGGTATCAGCTGGAAAATAG
- a CDS encoding phosphatase, whose translation MNTIAYTIEADLHVHTVASGHAYSTVDEITREAAKRGLKMVAITDHGPCLPGGAHRYHFWNLRIMPPELHGVRILRGIEANIINEAGEIDLPLDYLEHLDIVLAGFHPSCGYESTTAKKNTETLIRAIQNPVIDAIVHPGNMKFPIKPEPVVEVAAQAGMALELNNSSFLPASSREFAYETDEAIARFAKEQAVPIILSSDAHIYTQVGDVMYAAALAFDVGLPAEQILNTSVEAVLDYLAKRHTRH comes from the coding sequence ATGAACACGATTGCGTATACAATAGAAGCCGATCTACACGTCCATACGGTCGCCAGCGGGCACGCATACAGCACGGTCGATGAAATCACCCGTGAGGCGGCGAAACGCGGCTTAAAAATGGTTGCAATTACCGACCACGGCCCGTGTTTGCCCGGTGGAGCGCACCGCTATCATTTCTGGAATTTGCGAATCATGCCGCCCGAGCTTCACGGCGTTCGCATTTTGCGGGGAATCGAGGCTAATATCATTAACGAGGCAGGGGAGATCGACCTGCCATTAGATTATCTCGAACATCTTGATATAGTACTCGCCGGTTTTCACCCGAGCTGCGGCTATGAAAGCACTACCGCCAAAAAAAATACCGAGACGCTGATCCGAGCGATTCAAAACCCGGTGATAGATGCCATCGTTCATCCCGGTAACATGAAGTTTCCCATCAAGCCGGAGCCCGTGGTCGAAGTGGCCGCGCAAGCCGGCATGGCGCTCGAGCTTAACAATAGTTCGTTTTTGCCTGCAAGCAGCAGGGAGTTTGCCTACGAGACCGATGAAGCAATCGCTCGTTTTGCCAAAGAGCAAGCCGTGCCTATAATATTAAGTAGCGACGCCCATATTTATACTCAGGTCGGCGACGTCATGTATGCTGCCGCCTTAGCATTTGATGTGGGTTTGCCAGCCGAACAGATACTAAACACATCCGTTGAAGCCGTCCTGGATTATCTTGCAAAACGGCATACGCGACACTAG
- a CDS encoding transketolase has translation MVTYAALEGQELIEALEAKARKLRVDIVKMVGMARSGHPGGSLSAADIVATLYFYEMNHKPDQPNWSDRDRFVLSKGHAAPVLYAALAESGYFPVDDLWTLRKIDSHLQGHPDMRKTPGVEISTGSLGQGFATAVGMALGCRLDNKSSHVYALIGDGESQEGIIWEASMFAAQHKLDNLVGILDYNNMQIDGLVSDIVDIQPAAAKWTAFGWHTIEIDGHNIADIIQALDEARSVKGKPTMIIANTIKGKCVSFMEGQVDFHGKAPSDAEVEQALYELECLGPIG, from the coding sequence TTGGTTACATATGCCGCACTTGAGGGCCAAGAGCTGATCGAAGCTCTCGAAGCAAAGGCGCGAAAACTTCGCGTGGATATTGTTAAGATGGTAGGTATGGCGCGCTCGGGCCACCCCGGTGGGTCGCTCTCGGCGGCTGATATTGTCGCCACGCTCTACTTCTATGAAATGAACCATAAACCCGATCAGCCGAATTGGTCTGATCGCGACCGTTTCGTATTGAGTAAGGGACATGCCGCGCCGGTGCTCTACGCCGCGCTCGCCGAAAGCGGGTATTTCCCGGTTGATGATTTATGGACACTTCGAAAAATCGACAGTCACCTGCAGGGTCATCCGGATATGCGAAAGACCCCCGGTGTTGAAATATCTACCGGCAGTCTCGGCCAGGGTTTTGCGACTGCGGTTGGTATGGCGCTTGGGTGCAGGTTGGATAATAAGTCCTCGCACGTGTATGCGCTCATCGGGGACGGTGAAAGCCAGGAGGGCATCATCTGGGAGGCCAGCATGTTTGCCGCCCAGCATAAACTCGATAACTTAGTCGGCATTCTCGACTATAATAATATGCAGATAGACGGTCTGGTAAGCGATATCGTCGATATTCAACCGGCGGCGGCCAAGTGGACGGCGTTCGGTTGGCATACAATTGAAATCGACGGCCACAATATCGCAGATATTATTCAAGCACTTGATGAAGCACGCTCGGTTAAAGGCAAACCAACGATGATTATTGCCAACACCATAAAAGGCAAGTGCGTTTCATTTATGGAAGGTCAGGTCGACTTCCACGGCAAGGCACCAAGCGATGCCGAGGTAGAACAGGCGCTTTATGAACTTGAGTGTCTAGGCCCGATTGGATAA
- a CDS encoding YitT family protein, with protein MYENINGGGFDGVKTRFLTFARAARRNPALPLRKAAGLVKPSVGRILYEYFGITVGILITAIALDVFLIPNRLAAGGVSGFATVLHYRFGFGIGITMAIINVLLFAIGTGLNGWKYGMKTIYGAFGLSFAVDAIMPLVRAFVVTGDPIITTLYGGILSGIGMGLVFKNGGNTGGTDIVAQILQRYSNLGLGQLFLLADGFVMLTAAAVFGLKLALYGMIAVIVMGRVIDYIQEGLSVEKAAYIFSRHTDEIASAILVDMQRGATALKSKGYYTGEHRDTIFCVVERRQVEQLKRIVHAIDPQAFVIISDVYEVVGEGFKQFVA; from the coding sequence TTGTATGAAAATATCAACGGGGGTGGTTTTGATGGGGTAAAGACGAGGTTTCTCACATTTGCGCGAGCTGCCCGCAGGAATCCTGCGCTGCCGTTGCGCAAGGCTGCGGGATTAGTGAAGCCCTCGGTCGGACGAATCCTATACGAGTATTTCGGCATAACGGTCGGCATACTGATAACGGCAATCGCCCTGGACGTGTTTTTAATTCCAAACAGGTTGGCTGCCGGCGGTGTCAGTGGTTTTGCGACCGTTTTACATTATAGATTCGGTTTTGGTATAGGCATTACGATGGCCATCATCAACGTTTTACTCTTTGCGATCGGAACCGGACTTAACGGCTGGAAGTATGGCATGAAGACGATATACGGAGCGTTCGGTCTCTCGTTTGCCGTTGATGCGATTATGCCGCTCGTGCGGGCGTTCGTGGTGACGGGTGACCCGATTATCACAACGCTCTATGGTGGAATTTTGTCAGGCATCGGCATGGGGCTCGTATTTAAGAACGGTGGCAATACCGGTGGTACCGATATTGTGGCGCAGATTTTGCAGCGTTACAGCAATCTGGGCCTAGGACAGCTCTTTTTACTTGCCGACGGTTTTGTTATGCTAACAGCAGCTGCAGTCTTCGGCTTGAAGCTCGCGCTGTACGGTATGATCGCGGTTATCGTAATGGGCCGTGTTATCGACTACATACAAGAGGGCTTGAGCGTAGAGAAAGCGGCATATATTTTTTCTCGGCATACCGATGAAATTGCTTCGGCGATCCTGGTTGATATGCAGCGCGGCGCGACTGCCCTCAAAAGCAAGGGTTACTATACGGGCGAGCATCGTGATACAATATTTTGCGTTGTTGAACGGCGCCAGGTTGAACAGCTGAAGCGAATTGTACACGCTATCGACCCGCAGGCGTTCGTCATCATTTCAGATGTCTATGAGGTCGTTGGCGAAGGGTTTAAGCAGTTCGTCGCTTGA